A stretch of the Capsicum annuum cultivar UCD-10X-F1 chromosome 10, UCD10Xv1.1, whole genome shotgun sequence genome encodes the following:
- the LOC107844607 gene encoding F-box/kelch-repeat protein At3g23880-like codes for MYGFGYDELNDDYKVVCLTQKVYDDDSRYNVDKIYSLKNNSWKRLDEFRIGKLSNQTGMFVNGKLHWENTTKHFGCYSDWDVIFIDLADGRWGEMEKPFYSEGKLRFEPCLGVLENDLSMLCHHLGSHADVWVMKEYGVKESWTKMFIIKYPYDNMGYSVFGPPFCMSSEGEILFRNDSVFMIYNPNDDSIRFPKVSNFGPLVEATLYVESLVWLFVANGTTNATTSKDTKFTDEDIRVINK; via the coding sequence ATGTATGGTTTTGGATATGATGAACTTAATGATGATTATAAGGTAGTGTGTCTTACCCAAAAAGTGTATGACGACGATTCACGTTATAATGTGGACAAAATATATAGTCTGAAAAATAATTCCTGGAAACGTTTGGACGAATTTCGGATTGGGAAGCTATCCAATCAGACGGGTATGTTTGTGAATGGGAAACTTCATTGGGAAAATACTACTAAGCATTTTGGTTGTTATAGTGATTGGGACGTCATTTTTATTGACTTGGCTGATGGGAGATGGGGGGAAATGGAGAAACCTTTCTATTCAGAAGGAAAACTTAGGTTTGAGCCATGCCTTGGTGTATTGGAAAATGATCTTTCTATGTTGTGTCATCATCTTGGCAGTCACGCAGATGTGTGGGTTATGAAAGAATATGGGGTAAAAGAATCATGGACAAAGATGTTTATCATCAAGTATCCTTATGATAATATGGGGTATAGTGTATTTGGTCCACCCTTTTGCATGTCAAGTGAAGGTGAAATTTTGTTTAGGAATGATTCAGTTTTCATGATTTACAATCCGAATGATGACTCGATCAGATTTCCGAAGGTTAGCAACTTTGGTCCACTTGTTGAGGCAACGCTCTACGTTGAAAGCCTAGTTTGGCTCTTTGTTGCAAATGGTACCACGAATGCAACAACATCAAAGGACACAAAATTTACAGATGAAGACATTCGTGTGATCAATAAATAG